One Mixta gaviniae genomic window carries:
- the purK gene encoding 5-(carboxyamino)imidazole ribonucleotide synthase, whose amino-acid sequence MKPVCVLGNGQLGRMLRQAGEPLGIAVYPVGLDAEPEALPIQQSVITAEIERWPETALTRELARHPAFVNREIFPLLADRLTQKQLLDRLGLATAPWQLLASAQEWPQVFARLGELAIVKRRTGGYDGRGQWRLRATETGALPDACYGECIVEQGINFSGEVSLVGARGHNGATVFYPLTHNLHQEGILRTSVALPQPDKAQQQQAERMLSAILHELNYVGVMAMECFVTPEGLLINELAPRVHNSGHWTQNGASVSQFELHLRAILDLPLPSPVVSTPSVMINLIGTDLNLQWLSEPLAHLHWYEKEVRPGRKVGHLNLSDVDGERIAAALTALTPMLPPEYASGIAWAQEILR is encoded by the coding sequence ATGAAGCCGGTTTGCGTATTAGGAAATGGCCAGCTGGGGCGTATGCTGCGTCAGGCGGGCGAGCCGCTGGGGATCGCTGTCTATCCGGTCGGGCTGGATGCCGAGCCGGAAGCGCTGCCGATTCAGCAGAGCGTGATTACCGCTGAGATTGAACGCTGGCCGGAAACCGCCCTGACGCGGGAGCTGGCACGTCACCCGGCCTTTGTTAACCGCGAGATTTTTCCGCTGCTCGCCGACCGCTTAACCCAGAAACAACTGCTCGATCGGCTGGGCCTGGCGACGGCGCCGTGGCAATTACTCGCCTCGGCGCAGGAGTGGCCGCAGGTGTTCGCCCGCCTGGGCGAGCTGGCGATCGTCAAGCGCCGCACCGGCGGCTATGACGGGCGTGGCCAGTGGCGTCTGCGCGCGACGGAGACCGGCGCGCTGCCCGATGCGTGTTACGGCGAGTGTATCGTTGAGCAGGGCATCAATTTTTCCGGCGAGGTGTCGCTGGTCGGCGCGCGCGGACATAACGGCGCAACGGTGTTTTATCCACTGACGCACAACCTGCATCAGGAAGGCATTTTGCGCACCAGCGTGGCGCTGCCGCAGCCGGACAAGGCGCAGCAGCAGCAGGCGGAACGGATGCTGAGCGCCATTCTCCATGAGCTGAACTATGTCGGCGTGATGGCGATGGAGTGCTTTGTGACACCGGAGGGGCTGCTGATCAACGAACTGGCGCCGCGCGTGCATAACAGCGGCCACTGGACGCAAAACGGCGCCTCTGTCAGCCAGTTTGAGTTGCATCTGCGTGCCATTCTTGATCTGCCGCTGCCTTCGCCGGTGGTCAGTACGCCGTCGGTGATGATTAATCTGATCGGTACCGACCTGAACCTGCAATGGTTAAGCGAGCCGCTGGCCCATCTGCACTGGTATGAAAAAGAGGTGCGCCCGGGCCGCAAGGTCGGCCATCTGAACCTCAGCGATGTGGACGGCGAACGTATTGCCGCCGCGCTGACGGCGCTGACGCCAATGCTGCCGCCGGAGTACGCCAGCGGTATCGCCTGGGCGCAGGAAATTTTGCGCTGA
- the cysS gene encoding cysteine--tRNA ligase, translating to MLKIFNTLTRQKEEFKPIHAGEVGMYVCGITVYDLSHIGHGRTFVAFDIVARYLRYSGYQLKYVRNITDIDDKIIKRANENHETVEALTNRMIAEMHADFSALNILPPDLEPRATRHISEIIELVEKLIARGHAYVASNGDVMFAVDSDAQYGCLSRQDLEQLQAGARVEVADVKRNPMDFVLWKMSKADEPSWPSPWGAGRPGWHIECSAMNCKQLGEHFDIHGGGSDLMFPHHENEIAQSTCAHDGPYVNYWMHSGMVMVDREKMSKSLGNFFTIRDVLQHFDAETVRYFLMSGHYRSQLNYGEENLKQARAALERLYTALRHTDASAEPAGGEAFVARFREAMDDDFNTPEAYSVLFDLARDVNRLKAEDKAAADGLAARLRELAGVLGLLTQDPELFLQGGEQDNDEVAEIEALIKMRNDARQAKDWAQADVARDKLNALGIVLEDGPQGTTWRRK from the coding sequence ATGCTGAAAATTTTTAATACCCTGACGCGTCAAAAAGAGGAATTTAAACCGATCCATGCCGGCGAAGTGGGCATGTACGTGTGCGGTATTACCGTTTATGACCTGAGCCACATCGGTCACGGCCGAACCTTCGTCGCCTTCGATATCGTGGCGCGCTATCTGCGCTACAGCGGCTACCAGCTGAAATATGTGCGCAATATCACCGATATTGATGACAAGATCATCAAGCGCGCCAACGAAAATCACGAAACCGTAGAGGCGCTGACCAACCGCATGATCGCCGAGATGCATGCCGATTTCAGCGCGCTGAATATTTTGCCGCCCGATCTCGAGCCGCGCGCCACGCGCCATATCAGCGAAATCATCGAGCTGGTGGAGAAGCTGATCGCGCGCGGACACGCCTATGTGGCGAGCAACGGCGACGTCATGTTCGCCGTCGACAGCGATGCGCAATATGGCTGCCTGTCGCGCCAGGATCTGGAGCAGCTGCAGGCGGGGGCGCGCGTGGAAGTGGCCGACGTCAAACGCAACCCGATGGATTTCGTGCTGTGGAAGATGTCGAAAGCGGACGAGCCGAGCTGGCCGTCGCCGTGGGGCGCCGGACGTCCGGGCTGGCATATTGAATGCTCCGCCATGAACTGCAAGCAGCTGGGCGAGCATTTCGATATTCACGGTGGCGGATCCGACCTGATGTTCCCGCACCATGAAAATGAGATCGCGCAGTCCACCTGCGCCCATGACGGTCCTTACGTCAACTACTGGATGCACTCCGGCATGGTGATGGTCGATCGCGAAAAGATGTCCAAATCGCTGGGCAACTTCTTCACCATTCGCGACGTGCTGCAGCATTTTGACGCCGAGACGGTGCGTTACTTCCTGATGTCCGGCCACTATCGCAGCCAGCTGAATTACGGCGAAGAGAACCTGAAGCAGGCGCGCGCCGCGCTGGAGCGCCTTTACACCGCACTGCGCCATACCGACGCCAGTGCCGAACCGGCAGGCGGCGAAGCCTTTGTCGCGCGCTTCCGTGAAGCGATGGATGATGACTTCAACACGCCGGAAGCCTATTCGGTGCTGTTCGATCTGGCGCGTGACGTCAACCGCCTGAAAGCGGAAGATAAAGCCGCGGCGGACGGGCTGGCGGCGCGTCTGCGCGAACTGGCCGGCGTGCTGGGGCTGCTGACGCAGGATCCGGAGCTGTTCCTGCAGGGCGGGGAGCAGGATAACGACGAAGTGGCCGAGATCGAAGCGCTGATTAAAATGCGTAACGATGCGCGTCAGGCGAAAGACTGGGCGCAGGCGGATGTTGCGCGCGACAAGCTGAACGCGTTAGGCATCGTGCTGGAAGATGGCCCGCAGGGCACCACCTGGCGCCGCAAGTAA
- the aaeR gene encoding HTH-type transcriptional activator AaeR, which yields MESLRSMGIFVKVAETGSLTKAAQQLHLSVSSVSVIIAKLEEELQVKLLNRTTRSLALTDAGKVFYRGCCRTLEEARQAHEAMFAFNHNPGGTLRVGCSPTMAQYVMTQMSSALLKAFPGLSVNLVTGIPAPDLISNGLDVIVRFGDLESSGLYSRRIGTMPMVVCAARRYLEKNGAPAHPADLIKFDWLEYSIQPDNTFELVAPDGGTVRLAPKGRYSTNDPLALINWLREGDGIAFVPVIWVMQDIIAGETEVLFPLYHTAPRPVYALYTAKDMLPVKVKTCIDYLTEFFDKTERSWQRFLEKQAAEIQGGRRDGNN from the coding sequence ATGGAAAGCTTACGCAGCATGGGCATCTTTGTTAAAGTGGCCGAGACCGGATCGCTGACAAAGGCCGCGCAGCAGCTTCATCTGAGCGTTTCTTCCGTTAGCGTCATCATCGCGAAGCTGGAAGAAGAATTGCAGGTTAAGTTGCTTAACCGCACCACGCGCAGCCTGGCGCTGACCGACGCTGGCAAGGTCTTCTATCGGGGATGCTGCCGCACGCTGGAGGAGGCCCGGCAGGCGCACGAGGCGATGTTCGCCTTTAACCATAATCCGGGCGGCACGCTACGGGTCGGCTGTTCTCCCACTATGGCGCAATATGTCATGACGCAGATGAGTTCAGCGCTGTTAAAAGCGTTTCCAGGGCTTAGTGTCAACCTGGTTACCGGCATCCCGGCGCCCGATCTGATATCGAACGGGCTGGATGTGATCGTGCGTTTCGGCGACCTGGAAAGCTCCGGCCTCTACAGTCGCCGTATCGGCACTATGCCGATGGTGGTTTGCGCTGCCCGCCGTTATCTGGAGAAAAACGGCGCGCCTGCGCACCCGGCGGATTTAATCAAATTCGACTGGCTTGAATACAGCATCCAGCCGGACAATACGTTTGAGCTGGTTGCGCCAGACGGCGGCACGGTGCGCCTTGCGCCCAAAGGGCGCTACTCCACTAACGATCCGCTGGCGCTGATTAACTGGCTGCGTGAGGGCGACGGCATCGCTTTCGTGCCTGTAATTTGGGTCATGCAGGACATTATTGCCGGGGAGACAGAGGTGCTTTTCCCCTTGTACCATACTGCCCCCAGGCCCGTTTATGCGCTCTATACCGCCAAAGACATGCTTCCCGTTAAGGTAAAAACCTGTATTGATTATCTGACGGAATTCTTTGATAAAACGGAAAGATCGTGGCAGCGGTTTCTTGAAAAACAGGCGGCTGAAATTCAGGGTGGGCGACGCGATGGCAATAATTAG
- the ybcJ gene encoding ribosome-associated protein YbcJ, with translation MATFSLGKHAHVDLCDLLKLEGWVESGAMAKNLIADGLVTVDGQVETRKRCKIVAGQTVEFEGQRVKVTA, from the coding sequence ATGGCCACATTTTCTTTAGGTAAACATGCGCACGTCGACCTGTGCGATCTGCTGAAGCTGGAAGGCTGGGTAGAAAGCGGCGCAATGGCGAAAAACCTTATCGCCGATGGTCTGGTAACGGTGGATGGTCAGGTTGAAACGCGTAAGCGCTGCAAGATCGTCGCCGGTCAGACGGTGGAGTTTGAAGGGCAGCGTGTGAAGGTCACGGCCTGA
- a CDS encoding FUSC family protein, with amino-acid sequence MVESIRFPLKLAFALVSALVLGFYFNLAMPRWAVMTAGIVAGGSAFAAGGDPYAGALRLRGVLRIVGTFFGSAAALLLIIAFAQAPAILLLLACVWAGFCVWLSTLARLENASAMATASYTALTVIVTVYASHNLTLAPLYAIERCMEIVLGIICAIVADILFSPRSIKSVIDKEASSLLVAHYQLLKLALFNAGRQEIDKKLHEVVRRAAALKNMQTNLRLESKRWESASRRLSMLHALSLSLVTQATDIFLMQKISAIPVPAESRTLLHKEAQDIAALQACLKEIRGELGAHHSSARFEPLMRWTGTATQYLLLLKGLKSNVRINAIENNILSAEKISPVRSLESYPALMNGLRTFVATGTAALFWLYTGWTSGSSCMILLGVVTALAMRSPNPLAVAKDFVYGMAAAAPIAFLLYTVIIPATQQSLLLLCCVLGGVAFICGILLQRRQLGTMGAFAGILNAVTLENPMLFNMHLFIDNVLGQVIGSCLAMMVILLIPDKSKARTGNNIMNTLMYSVLTVMKPGFKHRFNNHLPALFHQLGLLQSLFPGDDDKFRMSLALIISHQRLRALELPRAPELWPEYQRIKRTADDIRHAGSNRERKQKLDELLAHLKGYQEKLVTLEMPKPAAQSVERLVLLLDNYHHAFNQA; translated from the coding sequence ATGGTTGAATCTATACGCTTCCCGCTAAAGCTGGCGTTTGCTCTGGTGTCGGCGCTGGTGCTGGGTTTTTATTTTAATCTGGCGATGCCCCGCTGGGCGGTCATGACCGCCGGCATCGTCGCAGGCGGATCCGCTTTTGCCGCAGGCGGCGATCCTTATGCCGGCGCACTTCGCCTGCGCGGCGTGCTGCGTATTGTCGGCACCTTTTTCGGCAGCGCCGCGGCGCTTTTGTTAATTATTGCCTTTGCCCAGGCGCCGGCGATATTGCTGCTGCTGGCCTGCGTTTGGGCCGGCTTTTGCGTGTGGCTTTCAACGCTGGCGCGCCTGGAGAACGCCAGCGCGATGGCAACGGCCAGCTATACGGCGCTAACCGTTATCGTCACCGTGTATGCCAGCCATAATCTGACGCTGGCGCCGCTGTATGCGATCGAGCGCTGTATGGAGATCGTACTTGGCATTATTTGCGCCATCGTGGCGGATATCCTCTTTTCTCCGCGCTCAATAAAAAGCGTGATCGATAAAGAAGCCTCATCGCTGTTAGTGGCGCATTATCAGCTGCTAAAGCTGGCTCTGTTCAACGCCGGTCGGCAGGAGATCGATAAAAAACTGCATGAGGTGGTACGCCGTGCCGCCGCGTTGAAAAATATGCAGACCAATCTCAGGCTGGAATCGAAACGCTGGGAGAGTGCCAGCCGTCGTCTCTCTATGCTGCACGCGCTTTCGCTTTCGCTGGTGACGCAGGCGACAGATATCTTTTTGATGCAAAAAATCTCCGCTATCCCGGTGCCCGCGGAGAGCAGGACACTGCTGCATAAAGAGGCGCAGGATATCGCCGCGCTGCAAGCCTGCCTTAAAGAGATAAGAGGCGAGTTGGGCGCGCATCACAGCAGCGCCAGATTCGAGCCGCTGATGCGCTGGACCGGGACGGCCACGCAATACTTGCTGCTGCTTAAGGGGCTGAAAAGCAACGTCCGAATTAACGCTATTGAAAATAACATCCTCAGCGCTGAAAAAATCTCCCCGGTGCGTTCTCTGGAAAGCTATCCGGCGCTCATGAACGGCCTGCGCACCTTTGTTGCAACGGGAACGGCCGCGCTATTCTGGCTTTATACCGGCTGGACCTCCGGCAGCAGCTGCATGATATTGCTCGGCGTTGTCACTGCGCTTGCCATGCGCTCACCCAATCCGCTCGCCGTGGCGAAAGATTTCGTTTACGGCATGGCCGCCGCCGCCCCCATCGCCTTTCTGTTATATACGGTCATTATTCCCGCGACGCAGCAAAGCCTGCTGTTGCTTTGCTGCGTACTCGGCGGCGTGGCGTTTATCTGCGGCATCCTGCTGCAGCGCAGGCAGCTGGGCACTATGGGCGCCTTTGCCGGCATTCTCAACGCGGTGACGTTAGAAAACCCAATGCTGTTTAATATGCACCTCTTTATCGATAACGTTCTCGGCCAGGTTATCGGCAGCTGCCTTGCGATGATGGTGATCCTGCTTATCCCTGATAAATCGAAGGCGCGCACCGGGAATAACATTATGAATACGCTGATGTATTCAGTATTAACAGTGATGAAGCCCGGTTTTAAACACCGCTTTAATAACCACCTGCCCGCGCTTTTTCATCAGCTCGGTTTACTGCAAAGTTTATTTCCCGGCGACGATGATAAGTTCAGGATGTCGCTGGCGTTGATTATCAGCCACCAGCGGCTACGTGCCCTTGAGCTGCCACGCGCGCCTGAACTCTGGCCTGAATATCAACGCATTAAACGCACCGCCGATGATATCAGGCATGCCGGCAGCAACCGTGAGCGCAAACAGAAGCTGGATGAGCTGCTTGCGCATTTGAAGGGCTATCAGGAAAAGCTGGTAACCTTAGAGATGCCGAAGCCGGCGGCGCAAAGCGTGGAAAGGCTGGTGCTGTTGCTTGATAACTACCATCACGCCTTCAACCAGGCTTAA
- the lpxH gene encoding UDP-2,3-diacylglucosamine diphosphatase yields MSRTLFIADLHLCQEEPAITAGFLHFLQREAQSADALYILGDLFEAWIGDDDPNPLHQQIAEALRALPLPVFFIHGNRDFLLGQRYARVSGMTLLPEEQVLHLYGRPVLIMHGDTLCTDDEGYQRFRRKVHQRWLQKLFLALPLRLRQRIALRMRDGSKNANGQKSMAIMDVNAQAVSEAMQRHQVQWLIHGHTHRPAVHRLTVNGQPAERLVLGAWHSAGSMIEVTPQAINLIHFPF; encoded by the coding sequence ATGTCACGCACGCTGTTTATCGCAGATCTGCATCTGTGTCAGGAAGAACCGGCAATCACTGCCGGTTTTCTGCATTTTTTGCAGCGCGAAGCGCAAAGCGCCGACGCGCTCTACATTCTCGGCGACCTGTTTGAAGCCTGGATCGGCGATGACGATCCCAATCCGCTGCATCAGCAGATCGCCGAAGCGTTGCGCGCGCTGCCGTTGCCGGTCTTTTTCATTCACGGCAACCGCGATTTCCTGCTCGGCCAGCGTTATGCCCGCGTCAGCGGCATGACGCTGCTGCCGGAGGAACAGGTGCTGCATCTCTACGGCCGTCCGGTACTGATTATGCATGGCGACACGCTCTGCACCGACGATGAAGGCTATCAGCGCTTTCGCCGCAAGGTGCATCAGCGCTGGCTGCAAAAGCTGTTTCTCGCCCTGCCGCTGCGGCTACGTCAGCGTATCGCGCTGCGCATGCGCGATGGCAGCAAAAACGCCAACGGCCAGAAATCGATGGCGATTATGGACGTCAACGCGCAGGCGGTCAGCGAGGCGATGCAGCGTCATCAGGTGCAGTGGCTGATCCACGGCCATACTCATCGCCCGGCGGTACACCGGCTAACGGTGAATGGCCAGCCCGCCGAGCGTTTAGTGCTGGGCGCATGGCATAGCGCCGGTTCGATGATTGAAGTCACGCCGCAGGCGATTAACCTGATCCACTTCCCTTTCTAG
- a CDS encoding YlcI/YnfO family protein: MQKTAGKNHPERSTSTRKNIRIEDDLLRAINAVAGTGKFSAWVKEACRQRLIREGRQN, encoded by the coding sequence ATGCAAAAGACGGCTGGAAAAAATCATCCTGAGCGCTCAACCAGTACAAGAAAAAATATTCGTATTGAAGATGATCTGCTCAGGGCAATAAACGCGGTGGCCGGTACGGGTAAATTTAGCGCCTGGGTAAAAGAGGCCTGTCGCCAGCGGTTAATCAGGGAAGGGCGCCAAAACTAA
- the purE gene encoding 5-(carboxyamino)imidazole ribonucleotide mutase, whose product MSLNAAPTRIAIVMGSKSDWATMQFAAEILTALAVPFDVEIVSAHRTPDKLFSFAEGAAENGYQVIIAGAGGAAHLPGMLAAKTLLPVLGVPVQSAALSGVDSLYSIVQMPRGIPVGTLAIGKAGAANAALLAAQILAIHDGELATRLTAWRQAQTDEVLNNPDPREEA is encoded by the coding sequence ATGTCTCTTAACGCCGCCCCGACCCGCATCGCCATTGTCATGGGTTCCAAAAGTGACTGGGCCACTATGCAGTTCGCTGCGGAAATCCTTACCGCTCTGGCCGTTCCCTTTGATGTAGAAATCGTTTCCGCTCACCGCACGCCGGATAAGCTGTTCAGCTTTGCCGAAGGCGCGGCGGAGAACGGCTATCAGGTGATTATCGCAGGCGCCGGCGGTGCGGCCCATCTGCCGGGCATGCTGGCGGCGAAAACGCTGCTGCCTGTGCTGGGCGTGCCGGTGCAGAGCGCCGCGCTGAGCGGCGTCGACAGCCTCTACTCGATCGTGCAGATGCCGCGCGGCATTCCGGTCGGCACGCTGGCGATCGGCAAGGCGGGCGCCGCCAACGCCGCCCTGCTGGCCGCACAGATTTTGGCGATCCATGACGGCGAGCTGGCGACGCGCCTGACCGCCTGGCGTCAGGCGCAGACCGACGAGGTGTTGAATAATCCGGATCCGCGGGAGGAAGCATGA
- a CDS encoding oxidoreductase, whose amino-acid sequence MSDNAMINVALVGYGFAGKTFHAPLLSATAGLNLYAIVSSDAAKVQADFPGMRVIADAQQAFADPNIDLVVIASPNTTHAPLAREALEAGKHVVVDKPFTLDMQEARELIALAAEKGQLLSVFHNRRWDSDYLGVRQAIEQGLVGKVAQFESHIDRFRPQVRVRWREQNVPGSGLWFDLGPHLIDQALQLFGLPESVQGNIATLREQAEVNDWAHVVLNYPTHRVILHCSMLVAGGVSRFSVHGDKGSLIKAHADRQESQLLAGVTPGSAGWGADDDAMVLYSTEEAPRQLPTPAGDQRQYYIQIANALNGQQANPVPPQQALAVMAVLEAAVKASESDQAQQPALSDAEKSELRQQAR is encoded by the coding sequence ATGAGTGACAACGCAATGATCAATGTGGCGCTGGTTGGCTACGGCTTCGCCGGAAAAACCTTTCACGCGCCGCTGCTTTCCGCCACGGCGGGGCTGAACCTCTACGCTATCGTTTCCAGCGACGCCGCCAAAGTGCAGGCCGATTTCCCCGGTATGCGGGTGATTGCCGATGCGCAACAGGCGTTTGCCGACCCGAATATCGATCTGGTGGTGATCGCCTCGCCCAACACCACACACGCGCCGCTGGCCAGAGAAGCGCTGGAAGCGGGCAAGCATGTGGTAGTAGATAAGCCGTTTACGCTGGATATGCAGGAAGCACGCGAGCTGATCGCCCTGGCCGCGGAGAAAGGGCAGCTGCTGTCGGTCTTCCATAACCGCCGTTGGGACAGCGACTATCTTGGCGTACGTCAGGCAATAGAGCAGGGACTGGTGGGCAAAGTGGCGCAGTTTGAATCCCATATTGACCGCTTCCGTCCGCAGGTGCGCGTACGCTGGCGCGAGCAGAACGTGCCGGGCAGCGGCCTGTGGTTCGATTTAGGGCCGCATCTGATCGACCAGGCGCTGCAACTGTTCGGCCTGCCGGAGAGTGTGCAGGGCAATATCGCCACGCTGCGTGAACAGGCGGAAGTGAATGACTGGGCGCATGTGGTGCTGAACTATCCGACCCACCGGGTTATCCTGCACTGCAGCATGCTGGTGGCCGGCGGCGTATCGCGCTTTAGCGTGCATGGCGACAAAGGCAGCCTGATCAAAGCGCATGCCGATCGTCAGGAGAGCCAGCTGCTGGCGGGCGTGACGCCCGGCAGCGCAGGCTGGGGCGCGGACGACGACGCCATGGTGCTGTACAGCACAGAGGAGGCGCCGCGCCAGCTGCCGACTCCGGCGGGCGATCAGCGCCAGTACTATATACAGATTGCCAACGCGCTGAACGGCCAGCAGGCAAACCCGGTACCGCCGCAGCAGGCCCTGGCGGTCATGGCGGTACTGGAGGCGGCGGTGAAAGCGTCGGAAAGCGACCAGGCGCAGCAGCCTGCGCTGAGCGACGCGGAGAAGAGCGAGCTTAGGCAGCAGGCGCGCTAA
- a CDS encoding DeoR/GlpR family DNA-binding transcription regulator: MHKVARQKALLALLSEQGQSGVAELARALRVSVDTVRRDLNDLEQQGLAQKNHGGAIALDVPAMSRQARSGVLNATKQRLGRAVARQIPAGSTLMLDAGSTVLAVAAELAVPARVITASLDIACALSDRPGIELILLGGQWDNDQRLFAGAATLATLQRYRADIAILGACAVDARLGISASQEADAEIKRAMLAFSARRWLVVDHLKLDRCQPHRVADLADMQRLFIDRPWSALPAMPSTDVSVIAEGEHYE; this comes from the coding sequence ATGCATAAAGTTGCGCGTCAAAAAGCGCTGTTGGCACTGTTAAGCGAGCAGGGACAGTCGGGCGTGGCGGAGCTGGCCCGCGCCCTGCGGGTATCGGTGGACACCGTACGCCGCGATCTTAACGATCTTGAGCAGCAGGGGCTGGCGCAGAAAAACCATGGCGGCGCTATCGCGCTGGATGTGCCCGCGATGTCGCGCCAGGCACGCAGCGGCGTGCTGAACGCCACCAAGCAGCGGCTGGGCAGGGCGGTGGCGCGCCAGATCCCAGCGGGCAGTACGCTGATGCTGGACGCCGGCAGCACCGTTTTGGCGGTCGCCGCCGAGCTTGCCGTTCCCGCGCGCGTTATCACCGCCTCGCTGGATATCGCCTGCGCATTGAGCGACCGGCCCGGGATTGAGCTGATTCTGCTCGGCGGGCAGTGGGATAACGATCAGCGCCTGTTCGCCGGCGCCGCCACGCTGGCGACGCTGCAGCGCTACCGCGCCGATATCGCCATTCTCGGTGCCTGTGCGGTCGACGCGCGTCTGGGCATCAGCGCCAGCCAGGAAGCAGACGCTGAAATCAAACGCGCCATGCTGGCCTTCAGCGCCCGGCGCTGGCTGGTTGTCGACCATTTAAAGCTGGACCGCTGTCAGCCGCATCGCGTGGCGGATTTAGCGGATATGCAACGTCTGTTTATCGATCGTCCCTGGAGTGCGCTGCCCGCTATGCCGTCCACCGACGTTTCAGTTATCGCCGAAGGAGAACACTATGAGTGA
- the folD gene encoding bifunctional methylenetetrahydrofolate dehydrogenase/methenyltetrahydrofolate cyclohydrolase FolD, translating to MAAKIIDGKTIAQQVRLEVAEKVKQRLANGKRAPGLAVVLVGEDPASQIYVGSKRRACEEVGFLSRSYDLPATTSESALLELIDTLNNDSEIDGILVQLPLPAGIDNVKVLERIAPDKDVDGFHPYNVGRLCQRAPLLRPCTPRGIITLLERYNIDTYGLNAVVVGASNIVGRPMSLELLLAGCTTTVTHRFTKDLRHHIEHADLLVVAVGKPGFIPGAWIKPGAIVIDVGINRLESGKVVGDVEFDAAAERAAWITPVPGGVGPMTVATLIQNTLQACEEYHDKGAA from the coding sequence ATGGCAGCAAAAATTATTGACGGTAAAACGATTGCGCAGCAGGTGCGCCTTGAGGTTGCTGAAAAAGTGAAACAGCGGCTGGCGAACGGAAAGCGTGCGCCGGGCCTGGCGGTAGTGCTGGTCGGCGAAGATCCCGCCTCGCAGATCTATGTCGGCAGCAAGCGTCGCGCCTGCGAAGAGGTCGGGTTTCTCTCCCGCTCTTACGATCTGCCGGCAACCACCAGCGAAAGTGCGCTGCTTGAACTGATCGACACGCTGAACAACGACAGCGAAATCGACGGGATTTTGGTGCAGCTGCCGCTGCCGGCAGGCATTGATAACGTCAAGGTGCTGGAGCGTATCGCGCCGGATAAAGATGTTGACGGCTTCCACCCTTATAATGTCGGCCGCCTCTGCCAGCGCGCGCCGCTGCTGCGCCCCTGCACACCGCGCGGCATCATTACGCTGCTGGAGCGGTATAATATCGATACCTACGGCCTGAACGCGGTCGTGGTCGGCGCCTCAAATATCGTTGGCCGCCCGATGAGCCTTGAACTGCTGCTGGCCGGCTGTACCACCACCGTAACGCATCGCTTTACCAAAGATCTGCGTCATCATATCGAACATGCCGATCTGCTGGTGGTGGCGGTCGGTAAGCCGGGCTTTATTCCCGGCGCGTGGATCAAGCCCGGCGCGATTGTTATCGACGTAGGGATTAATCGTCTGGAAAGCGGCAAAGTGGTGGGCGACGTGGAGTTTGACGCCGCCGCCGAACGCGCCGCCTGGATTACGCCGGTGCCGGGCGGCGTTGGACCGATGACGGTCGCGACGCTGATCCAAAATACGCTGCAGGCGTGCGAAGAGTATCACGACAAAGGAGCCGCATAA
- the ppiB gene encoding peptidylprolyl isomerase B, with protein sequence MVTFQTNHGDIVIKTFDDKAPATVQNFLDYCREGFYDNTIFHRVINGFMIQGGGFEPGMKQKATKAEIRNEANNGLKNTRGTLAMARTSAPHSATAQFFINVADNDFLNFRDESLQGWGYCVFAEVVEGMDVVDKIKAVSTGRSGMHQDVPKEDVIVQKVIVSE encoded by the coding sequence ATGGTTACTTTCCAGACCAATCATGGCGACATCGTGATCAAAACCTTTGATGACAAAGCGCCGGCGACCGTGCAGAACTTCCTGGATTATTGCCGTGAAGGTTTCTACGACAACACCATTTTTCACCGCGTGATCAACGGCTTTATGATTCAGGGCGGCGGCTTTGAGCCAGGCATGAAACAGAAAGCGACCAAAGCGGAGATCCGCAACGAAGCCAATAACGGCCTGAAAAACACCCGCGGCACGCTGGCGATGGCGCGAACTTCCGCTCCGCATTCCGCTACCGCGCAGTTCTTCATCAACGTTGCCGACAACGACTTCCTGAACTTCCGTGACGAAAGCCTGCAGGGCTGGGGCTACTGCGTGTTCGCTGAAGTTGTCGAAGGTATGGACGTGGTTGATAAGATCAAAGCCGTTTCCACCGGCCGCAGCGGCATGCACCAGGATGTGCCGAAAGAAGACGTGATCGTGCAGAAAGTTATCGTTAGCGAGTAA